One segment of Formicincola oecophyllae DNA contains the following:
- a CDS encoding FKBP-type peptidyl-prolyl cis-trans isomerase, whose amino-acid sequence MNRFARMGRLLAPVALCASMGLGLVACGGGDDQPEQTPAQFMASVAKQPGVHVLKDGLAYKVIKSGPKDAPSPRKGSMMMIIYEGRLPDGAIFDSSEMHTGAAYMEMPLDGVIEGWMQALPMMHVGDIWELYVPPKLGYGDRALGVIPPNSPLIFKIQLLGVDDGNNQQQ is encoded by the coding sequence ATGAACCGTTTTGCACGAATGGGGCGCCTGCTGGCGCCTGTCGCCCTTTGCGCCTCCATGGGGCTTGGCCTGGTGGCCTGTGGCGGTGGTGACGACCAGCCCGAACAGACGCCAGCCCAGTTCATGGCCTCTGTCGCCAAGCAGCCAGGTGTCCATGTCCTCAAGGATGGTTTGGCTTACAAAGTCATTAAGTCAGGCCCCAAGGACGCCCCAAGCCCCCGCAAGGGCTCCATGATGATGATCATCTACGAAGGGCGCCTGCCTGACGGTGCCATTTTCGACAGCTCTGAAATGCATACAGGCGCCGCCTACATGGAAATGCCCCTTGATGGCGTGATTGAAGGCTGGATGCAGGCGCTGCCCATGATGCATGTCGGCGACATCTGGGAGCTTTATGTGCCCCCCAAGCTAGGCTATGGCGACCGCGCCCTGGGCGTGATCCCACCCAACAGCCCGCTGATCTTCAAGATTCAGCTCCTGGGTGTGGATGACGGCAACAACCAGCAACAGTGA
- the trpS gene encoding tryptophan--tRNA ligase — protein sequence MTEPARVFSGIQPTGIPHLGNWLGALRNWGALQASHECLFCLVDMHAITMPWTPAALRRNTLESAACLLASGIEPGRLYVQSAVSAHARMGWLFDCVVRLGWLNRMTQFKDKAGKNRENHSAGLYIYPALMAADILATGATLVPVGDDQRQHIELTNDIAQKFNHDMGVEFFKPVEALIPPQAARVMSLRDGGKKMSKSDPSAQSRILLTDSADEIAQKIRRAKTDPEPLPAEPAGLADRPEARNLVGIYAAVADSTPDNVLAAFAGKGFGDFKKALADLLVAKLAPISAETSRLLQDEGHVRAVLRQGAEQARTITDPITDRAEGLVGFLR from the coding sequence ATGACAGAGCCAGCGCGCGTTTTCTCAGGCATCCAGCCCACAGGCATTCCCCATTTGGGCAATTGGCTTGGCGCGCTGCGCAACTGGGGCGCCCTTCAGGCCAGCCATGAATGCCTGTTCTGCCTGGTGGACATGCACGCCATCACCATGCCATGGACACCGGCCGCACTGCGCCGCAACACGTTGGAAAGCGCTGCCTGCCTGCTGGCCAGCGGCATTGAGCCAGGGCGCCTTTATGTGCAGTCCGCCGTGAGCGCCCATGCGCGCATGGGGTGGCTTTTTGACTGCGTTGTGCGCCTGGGCTGGCTCAACCGGATGACGCAGTTCAAGGACAAAGCTGGCAAAAACCGCGAGAACCATTCGGCGGGGCTTTACATCTACCCAGCCTTGATGGCTGCTGACATCCTGGCGACAGGCGCCACTCTGGTGCCAGTGGGGGACGACCAGCGCCAACATATTGAACTGACCAACGACATAGCCCAGAAGTTCAACCATGACATGGGGGTAGAGTTCTTCAAACCAGTGGAGGCCCTCATCCCCCCCCAGGCAGCACGCGTGATGAGTTTGCGTGACGGGGGCAAGAAAATGTCAAAATCCGATCCTTCAGCGCAAAGCCGCATCCTGCTAACAGACAGCGCTGATGAAATCGCGCAGAAAATCCGCCGCGCCAAAACTGACCCAGAGCCCCTCCCCGCTGAGCCAGCCGGACTGGCTGACCGGCCAGAGGCGCGCAACCTGGTGGGGATTTACGCTGCTGTTGCTGACAGTACGCCAGACAACGTGCTGGCGGCGTTCGCTGGCAAGGGATTTGGTGATTTCAAAAAGGCCTTGGCTGATCTCTTGGTGGCGAAGCTAGCCCCCATCAGCGCTGAAACCAGCCGCCTGCTGCAGGATGAGGGGCACGTGCGCGCCGTATTGCGCCAAGGCGCTGAACAAGCGCGCACCATCACCGACCCCATAACGGACCGTGCTGAGGGACTGGTGGGTTTCCTGCGCTGA
- a CDS encoding 5-methylcytosine restriction system specificity protein McrC, with amino-acid sequence MTATIPPGQEQVSVPVRNLVMMLLYQLQDGNLLQRLGLALQGAEENAQRGEEVLAAFFVAVMKRLLQKGLAPRYQRHKQIGAMVRGTLDVAAYARQPDKGRSVPSRFDALVSNSPAQQLLGAMLEQVATMPRLHGLAAAQAATPLWRTMLAQGLEGGQRNITNLGHAFAALPPHQKPQDGLERLAFEVAFIMAMGLVPSGHGGTRLFLALEKGRLHDVYEKFLLAYFKRHHGSALEVRARHIPWSLQGTPEATQWLPRMQTDMVLADHRTGRVLIVDAKFYTRIATYYHGVAKLRSAHLYQVNAYRQQWLQKHPTKAGDVSTALLYAQPSNHPSLRLRYSYPEGGKLHVNTVNLDAPWGAVTCSLDAFVADWLENA; translated from the coding sequence ATGACTGCCACCATCCCCCCTGGTCAGGAGCAAGTCAGCGTGCCTGTGCGCAACCTGGTCATGATGCTTCTGTACCAACTTCAGGATGGCAATTTGCTCCAGAGGCTTGGCCTTGCCCTTCAAGGGGCTGAGGAAAACGCCCAAAGAGGGGAGGAAGTGTTGGCAGCCTTTTTTGTGGCTGTCATGAAACGCCTTCTGCAAAAGGGTTTGGCGCCCCGTTACCAGCGCCACAAACAAATTGGCGCCATGGTGCGTGGCACATTGGATGTGGCCGCTTACGCACGCCAACCTGACAAGGGCCGTTCCGTGCCCAGCCGTTTTGACGCTTTGGTCAGCAACAGTCCCGCACAGCAGCTGCTTGGCGCCATGCTGGAACAGGTGGCCACCATGCCAAGGCTTCACGGTCTGGCGGCTGCGCAGGCAGCAACTCCTTTGTGGCGCACCATGCTGGCGCAAGGCCTGGAGGGGGGGCAACGCAACATCACCAATTTGGGGCATGCTTTCGCAGCTTTGCCACCCCATCAAAAACCCCAGGATGGGCTGGAACGCTTGGCGTTTGAGGTGGCGTTCATCATGGCCATGGGCCTGGTGCCCAGTGGGCACGGTGGCACACGCCTTTTCCTGGCTTTGGAGAAGGGGCGCCTGCACGATGTCTATGAGAAATTCCTGCTGGCTTATTTCAAACGCCACCATGGAAGCGCGTTAGAAGTCCGCGCCCGCCACATCCCCTGGAGCTTGCAAGGCACCCCTGAAGCCACCCAATGGCTGCCACGCATGCAGACGGACATGGTGCTGGCTGATCACCGCACAGGGCGCGTGCTGATTGTGGACGCCAAGTTCTATACGCGCATCGCCACCTATTATCACGGTGTTGCTAAACTGCGCAGCGCCCATCTTTACCAGGTCAACGCCTACCGCCAGCAATGGCTGCAGAAACACCCCACCAAAGCTGGGGACGTCTCCACAGCGCTGCTTTACGCCCAACCCTCAAATCACCCTTCCCTGAGACTGCGCTACAGTTACCCTGAAGGGGGTAAGCTTCACGTCAACACCGTAAACTTGGACGCGCCTTGGGGGGCCGTCACGTGTTCCCTGGACGCTTTCGTAGCTGACTGGCTGGAAAATGCTTGA
- a CDS encoding argininosuccinate synthase, producing MGKNPKKVVLAYSGGLDTSVILRWLQERYGCEVVTFTADLGQGEELGPARAKAEAMGVREIFVEDLREKFVKDFVFPMFRANALYEGQYLLGTSIARPLISQRQIEIAEAVGADAVAHGATGKGNDQVRFELAYYALKPDIRVIAPWREWELTSRTKLLEFAERHQIPITRDKRGEAPFSVDANLLHSSSEGKILEDPAHGPDEIVFQRTLSPEAAPDVATEITIDFRHGDPVAINGEALSPAALLTKLNALGRANGIGRLDMVENRFVGMKSRGIYETPGGTILLAAHRAIETITLDREAAHLKDSIMPRYAEVIYNGLWFSPERHMMQALIDASQHSVNGRVRLKLYKGNVICIGRESPDSLYDSRVVTFEEDGGAYDHKDAQGFIRLNALRLRLGAMKGRRGGAL from the coding sequence ATGGGCAAAAATCCCAAAAAAGTCGTCCTTGCTTACTCAGGCGGGCTGGACACCTCCGTGATCCTGCGATGGCTTCAGGAACGCTACGGATGTGAAGTCGTGACCTTCACCGCTGACCTTGGCCAGGGGGAGGAGCTGGGGCCAGCCCGCGCCAAGGCTGAGGCCATGGGCGTGCGGGAGATCTTTGTCGAGGACCTGCGGGAGAAGTTCGTCAAGGACTTTGTGTTCCCCATGTTCCGCGCTAATGCCCTTTACGAAGGGCAGTACCTGCTGGGCACCTCCATTGCCCGCCCCCTCATCTCCCAACGCCAAATCGAAATCGCCGAAGCTGTCGGCGCAGATGCCGTCGCCCATGGCGCGACTGGTAAAGGCAATGACCAGGTGCGCTTTGAACTGGCCTATTACGCCCTCAAGCCAGATATCCGTGTCATCGCTCCTTGGCGCGAATGGGAGTTGACCTCCCGCACCAAGCTTCTTGAATTCGCTGAGCGCCACCAGATCCCCATCACCCGTGACAAGCGTGGCGAAGCCCCCTTCTCTGTGGATGCCAACCTGCTGCATTCTTCCTCTGAGGGCAAAATCCTTGAGGACCCAGCCCATGGTCCTGACGAGATCGTGTTCCAGCGCACCCTTTCGCCAGAGGCCGCGCCAGACGTGGCCACGGAAATCACCATTGATTTCCGCCACGGCGATCCTGTGGCCATCAATGGCGAGGCTCTCTCCCCCGCTGCTTTGCTGACCAAGCTCAACGCGCTGGGTCGTGCCAACGGCATTGGGCGCCTGGACATGGTGGAAAACCGCTTTGTGGGCATGAAGTCACGCGGCATCTATGAAACGCCAGGTGGAACCATCTTGCTGGCCGCCCACCGCGCTATAGAGACAATCACCCTCGACCGTGAGGCGGCCCACCTCAAGGACAGCATCATGCCGCGCTATGCTGAGGTGATCTACAACGGGCTTTGGTTCTCCCCAGAGCGCCACATGATGCAGGCCTTGATTGACGCTAGCCAGCACTCCGTCAATGGCCGTGTGCGCTTGAAGCTCTACAAGGGCAATGTGATCTGCATTGGCCGCGAAAGCCCAGACAGCCTTTATGATTCACGCGTTGTGACGTTTGAGGAGGATGGTGGCGCCTATGACCACAAGGATGCCCAAGGCTTCATCCGCCTCAATGCGCTGCGCCTGCGCCTTGGCGCCATGAAAGGGCGGCGTGGCGGCGCCCTCTAA